The following is a genomic window from Bacteroidota bacterium.
GTTATTCCCATTTCTTAAAATATTCCAAATCAATTCGATTGCAACTATTAATTGCCTAAGCGTGTACCTGTCATCTATATTGTGGAAAACTCAGAAATTGAATAAAATTACTTGCTATGTTTGTCCCTGATTAGTTACAAACAATCCAATATCAAAATTTTTGAAATTTGCAAACCAGAAAAAATCGATGAGACCACTCAGCTAATAAAAAAATTAGTTCATAAAGGCAGATTGCCAATTACTATACAAAGTTTTCAAATAATAGAAGAAGAACATAATACACCAATCAAATCAATGATTAATGAAAAGTCAGCAGAAGCAGGTTTAACCCTTATAGGTTTCAGAAAAGAATCCATTAAAAACGAGGGTAGTAAAATTTTTCATGGTTATGATAAACTGGCAAATGTTCTTTTTGTCAACTCATCAAAAACAATAGAAATAAACTAATAGATTTTTCCTGAATTTACAGATCAATTCCAATTAAAATGTGTATATTGAAACAATCAAGAGATCAAGCCCAAATAGACTTACAGGCTATTAATAATTTGCTAAAAAGTAGATGAAATTAACAATAGGGAGAAAAGACAAAGCAGATTTTCCAGAGCTTAAACTGACCAACATAAGTTGCAAGATTGACACAGGAGCCTTTACTTCAACCATCCACAGTCACGATATAAAAGAAATTATTATTGATGGTGAAAAATATATTGAGTTTCAACTATTAGACCCATCACATCCAAAGTATCGAGACGAAAAACTTAAAACTAAGAATTTTACGAAGAAAAATATTAAAAACTCTTTTGGTATTACGGAAGAGCGCTTCGTTATCAAAACGATTATTAAAATATTTGAAAACGAATATCCAATTGAACTATCTCTCAGCGAAAGAAGCGATATGAAAAACCCAATTTTAATTGGAAGAACATTATTGAATAACAGGTTTATTGTTGATACAGATCAATACAATTTATCATATAAATTGAAGCAACAAAAACGAAAAAATAAAAATAAATGAAAATAGCAGTATTATCAAGAAATGCAAATTTATACTCCACAAAAAGACTTATTGAAGCCGCTGTTGCAAAAGGGCATGAGGCAATAATTGTAGATCATTTGAAATGTACTATTGAACTTGAAAGGAA
Proteins encoded in this region:
- a CDS encoding peptidase; translation: MKLTIGRKDKADFPELKLTNISCKIDTGAFTSTIHSHDIKEIIIDGEKYIEFQLLDPSHPKYRDEKLKTKNFTKKNIKNSFGITEERFVIKTIIKIFENEYPIELSLSERSDMKNPILIGRTLLNNRFIVDTDQYNLSYKLKQQKRKNKNK